From the Cryptococcus neoformans var. neoformans JEC21 chromosome 6 sequence genome, the window ACTCGAATCCGCGTTGAAGAGTCAAACGATCATTCACGCGAACCAGGTTTGGTTGGTGGCaagggaagggggagaggCGAGTGGAAATCGTGGAACCCGAACAATATTGCGGCGCTCAATGAGAGAGAGGTGGTGAGGACAAGTTGTCGTGGTGAGTCAAATTTCTCATCTTTTATGGGATCAGCTAAAAGCTTATGCGCGTCTAGGTCTACGGCCCCTTCTTAATTTATCTCAAACATGTTTCCTCTCGGCCGTCCTTCAAGCACTTGTTCATAATCCGCTTCTCAAAGCATACTTCCTCTCAGACAAACACAATCGACATGTGTGCACAAACGGTGGCAAAGGCCTTTTGGTCGGGAAGCCGTTCTTAGGTGTAGAGAACGGGCCAGGTGCAGTGGGAAGCGATAGAGAGAGGGGATGCATGTGCTGCGAGATGGATAAGGCTTTTGAAGAGGTAATGAGTGCTGTTCGTTTTCACACGAGGGAGACGCTGACTTCTGGCTCAGTTCTATAATGAGGACAAGTCGCCTTTTGGACCTATCACAATGCTCTACGCCATGTGGCACGCGAGCACAGAGCTCGAGGGTTACGGTCAGCAAGGTAAATTGTTTGGCTTTGCCAAGTGATACTACAGCTGACTCTACACAGATGcccattctttctttcttgctGCGCTGGACCAAATCCATGCTCATGCCAAGGGTCAGCTATCCAGCTGTAACTGCATTGCCCGTAAATATGCGTTATTTCGTACAGTTGATGATACTAACCCTCACCCAAAGATCAAACCTTTGCGGGCTCCCTCCAATCTTCCGTTATCTGCTCTAAATGCTCCAAGACCTCCAACACTGTCGATCCAATTCTTGACATCCAGCTCGACTTCCCACCTCCGTCTGTTCCTTCATCagcatcctcatcctccgaCTCATCGGCTTTTGGCCCGTCCACCAATGGGCAAGCGGATCAACTAACATTAGCGGGCATGTTACGCAAGTTTTGTGCGCCAGAGCGTGTTGGAGATCCTGGAGGGAACGGATACGAGTGTTCTGGATGTGGGGGCGGCGTGGGCGTAGTGGCCATGAGAAAATTGGGAGTGAAAAAGCTTGCTCCAGTGTTGTCATTCCAACTCAAGGTATGATTCTCTTTCTGGGTTACATATACGCCAATACTAAAATATGGCCAATAGCGTTTTGCCCATTCATCCGCCACTACGTCCGTCAAGATCGAATCCCATGTCCGGTTCCCATCCACCCTCGATATGCGTCCTTACGTAgactcttcctcatcttctaaAAGTGGCAATGAcagaaaggagaaagaattACCAGACTCGCTGTACATATACGATCTGTTCGCAGTTGTCACTCATGAGGGCAAGCTGGACAATGGGCATTATTGGGCGGATGTGAGGGACGGCGAGGAGTGGTGGCAttgtgatgatgataagGGTGAGTCTAAAATGGGCACCAAGTCGTTGATAGTCGTTGCTGATGTTTCTGCGAATGTCAGTCACTCCTACATCTCTCTCTGCTGTATTGGCGCAGAGAGCGTACATGCTTTTTTACGTCAAACGATCCATAGCCTATGCCCAGCCAATGTCGAGGTTGTTGGCTGGCGGCAGCACTGGTACCAACGGTGCTTAACAGCCTTGGCGTCTGCATACACCTAGAATCTACATAACAATCTTTTCACTCTCATTTATTATCCCGACTGACTCAATTTTCTGTTGGTACCATATCTCAACTGTTGACTTTCTTCAAAAACGTATCATAAGACATGCATGTTGgattttttttctcaaAGCACCTGTAGCAGGTACAGACGAAGTGatagaaaaggaaaaacaAGTATGAGCGTGTATAATTAATAAGATCCAAGGCGCCAGTACCTAGACTTGACATGAACATAAAAGCTATCAGACACAACCACTTCTTTTGCCTATCAATAACATCATGCCAAAACCTGTCAATCGGATTGAAGCTACAGCATTACTGCACTTTTATTAAAGTGTCTATTTTTGCAAAggcgagaaaaaaaggaccGACAACTCAGCGCAGATATACAAAATCCCACAATAAACAAAAGCtgaagatgtggaagaaggatcaCAGGCATGACTTGACACAGATCGTTTTTGAAAAGTACACATGACTCTTTTCGTGAAGCTGAGAAAAAGGCAGAGCAAGGTCAACGCCAGATGGAATTGCCACTCGAAAATTCGTAAGTAGTTGACACCTTCGGCCCCACCATACTAGGCAAGCTCGAATGGGCCGGTAACCCCATCATGCCCACACTGCCCATACTTCCCGACTTGACTAGGCCGGCTTTTCTCATTCCAGTAGCTTCGAAACCGATCTCATCGCCAGTCCCGCTATTACTTGACTGGATGTCGAGCCCTGTTTTAGAGCTTGATGAGCCAGAGGCGGAGTCTAGGTAATTGTTCTCCCATCCAACCTCGATTGGGGTGACCAGACTTTCGCCCAATCCATCGTCAAAGGCCGAGAACATGGATAACCTCGATCCACCACTGACAGATTCagttgaagatgacgacgaAGTGTACAATGTCAAGTTACTTGGTTGGGAAACCAGTCTTCTTTGTTTCTCCTGAGCTGAGAGCGGGCCAATATTGAATGATGTGATGGATGAAGCAGAGTCAGAGGAAAGGGACGTGGGTTTGCAGGGAGGGAATAGGTAGCCTTGATATTCCTCACCAGGTGAAGGAGCGAATTTGGATGGAAGGGGGTCGAAACGAGGACGTGATGACGGCACACCGAGGTTTTGAGTGTTGGCGAAAGGAGGGCCAGATGACACATCTGACAGGCGCCTGAATCCCAAGTCCAAATCGTTAAATTGCAGCTCGTCTTCTGCCACCCTACTCAGCTGCGAATGTGGAACTGACATTCTCCTATCACTAGCCTTGATGACATAAGGGCACCCCGAGATGATCGCAGGATGGTAGATCTGGGTCTGACTAGACCTGCAAGTGACGGGATAGCGGGAGACGGATGAACGATGTGGAGAAATAGGGGAGAGTATATCAGAAGGtgttggaggagattgggGGGCGAGGCCACGTATGATGAGTGACTGTCGAGTAAGCTTGAGCTCTTCAATGCCATGAGCAAACTGTGTAAATCCGGAACCAGTCAACAAGCATGCGAGTTGCGGGAGACGAACGTTACTTGCCTGGCAGCTAGATCCATATCTGCAGCGTCCGGTAGCCTCCCAAGCCGCGCATATTTCAGTCTTCCAAGCATCCATTGCTTCCCTGTCTCTCGGCTGTGTGTGTGTCTGTGTCTGGATCAGGCTATAAGGCGGCGACAAAATCGACTCGCCGGATAACAGTCTGAGAGTGCGTCCCATCGCTTGGTTGTTTTCCACAGTGCGATGAGCATTAAAGTCGCTGCTGCAGGTTGAGTTGAGTTGAGACTGAGTAAATCTGGGAGGGGTTTCTTCGACCTGAGCAACGACCGACGCAGTGACAGCCGCGGCGGCTGGCAGCCTCACATTGTTGACATTCTCAAATTTGCTCCAGAGACTCTCCGGAAT encodes:
- a CDS encoding ubiquitin specific protease, putative gives rise to the protein MATPQSRIFDRTDTSICPHLSALLSIPSASSRNPGTSGAKGNTLGFPPGSKGAEIEKRFVDVVKWGALPQGVKRRKTMSPGCHTCKTPLSRPWACLTCPYVGCMPLVGKGANEKDCMKRHWKSSGRKCAFAVDPSTGTIFCEACGDTTYPDTFESLFLTTRIRVEESNDHSREPGLVGGKGRGRGEWKSWNPNNIAALNEREVVRTSCRGLRPLLNLSQTCFLSAVLQALVHNPLLKAYFLSDKHNRHVCTNGGKGLLVGKPFLGVENGPGAVGSDRERGCMCCEMDKAFEEFYNEDKSPFGPITMLYAMWHASTELEGYGQQDAHSFFLAALDQIHAHAKGQLSSCNCIAHQTFAGSLQSSVICSKCSKTSNTVDPILDIQLDFPPPSVPSSASSSSDSSAFGPSTNGQADQLTLAGMLRKFCAPERVGDPGGNGYECSGCGGGVGVVAMRKLGVKKLAPVLSFQLKRFAHSSATTSVKIESHVRFPSTLDMRPYVDSSSSSKSGNDRKEKELPDSLYIYDLFAVVTHEGKLDNGHYWADVRDGEEWWHCDDDKVTPTSLSAVLAQRAYMLFYVKRSIAYAQPMSRLLAGGSTGTNGA